A window of the Hordeum vulgare subsp. vulgare chromosome 5H, MorexV3_pseudomolecules_assembly, whole genome shotgun sequence genome harbors these coding sequences:
- the LOC123397879 gene encoding rRNA-processing protein UTP23 homolog → MRVKRRSRHRKVVKFYSTCFGFREPYKVLIDGTFVHHLLVHKLLPADDALRELLSASRAPPLLTSKCVVAELRRLGKSHSEAFDAAQLVATASCEHDKVVSAVDCILSLVGDKNPEHYFVATQDSGLRAKLREVPCVPVIYGLKNSLFIEQPSVQQRQFAQLDEEKRIHMEKSEFKKLLKASSEGKTSINGNTPGVVEKSKFKRNRAKGPNPLSCKKKKPKPQPSAPQNQGPKTDGDAKRKRVRKRKRSAKGSSQAETAS, encoded by the exons ATGAGGGTGAAGAGGCGATCGCGGCACCGCAAGGTGGTCAAGTTCTACTCCACCTGCTTTGGCTTCCGCGAGCCCTACAAGGTGCTCATCGACGGCACCTTCGTGCACCACCTCCTCGTCCACAAACTCCTCCCCGCCGACGACGCCCTCCGCGAGCTCCTCTCCGCGTCCAGGGCTCCCCCGCTGTTGACCTCCAAGTGCGTCGTCGCCGAGCTCAGGCGCCTCGGAAAGTCCCACTCCGAGGCGTTCGACGCCGCCCAACTCGTCGCCACCGCCAG CTGTGAGCATGACAAAGTGGTCAGTGCGGTGGACTGTATTCTGTCACTTGTTGGTGATAAGAATCCGGAGCACTACTTTGTTGCCACCCAGGATTCTGGTCTCCGGGCAAAGCTACGGGAG GTTCCATGTGTTCCTGTGATATATGGTCTGAAGAACTCCCTGTTTATTGAGCAACCCTCCGTGCAGCAACGTCAGTTTGCTCAGTTGGATGAGGAGAAGCGTATACATATGGAAAAATCAGAATTTAAGAAGCTATTAAAGGCGTCATCTGAAGGAAAGACATCTATCAATGGAAACACTCCCGGAGTGGTAGAGAAAAGCAAGTTTAAAAGAAACAGAGCAAAG GGCCCAAAcccactctcctgcaagaaaaagAAACCAAAGCCCCAGCCATCAGCTCCTCAAAATCAG GGCCCGAAGACCGATGGCGATGCAAAGCGAAAAAGGGTTAGGAAGCGGAAGAGAAGCGCGAAAGGCAGTAGTCAAGCAGAGACAGCGAGTTGA